The window GTAAGTTGACTTTACTCACCCCGTTTTAGGTTTAGCTAGTGATAACTTGCTTTGAGCCACATGATTGTGCCTCGCCAGCTGCTCTTTCAAGTTATTTTGTGGAAGACTGGACATGTTTGCGGAGCAACAGAGCTAGCTTTAGCCGACAAGCTCTGCTGTTTCTGAAGTTAGGACGAGTTTCTTtgagtaaggtctagctgcggACATTGCCCAGGCAAAACACGCCCCAGCCAAAGGTTTCTTTAGCATTACACGACTGGCGCTATGAAGAGACGATGTTTTTGTCGTGCCACTGGCTCGTAACTCACTACGGTTTATTACATTTCGCATATAAAAAGCCTGTGCAGCCAGCGTCACATCTATGCTGGGCTCCTACACAAACAGAATTTGCGCCCATTCAACAAGGTGAATCCTCATTGGCCGACGCCGAATAACAGACCTCTGGGAAATGTAGTTTCAAAGAGAACGCGGCATCTGCTACTCTTACCTGCGTGTAAATCGTGTAAATACActgaaaatattaattaaatgAGCTGAAATGGTCTTTGTTGTTTTTTAGGCTGTTACAGTCTTGAATTAAATTGTTGTAAGTTATCACTAATTTAAACACTAAAATCAGCGAGCTGACTTCAAATAAAATCTAAATGTTCTTTAAATCTATAAAAAAAGGATTAAACTAAAATTTGTACTTGTGATCTACCTAAAACTGAAATGGGAAATAGTTCATTTTGAATATTTTTAGGTATGCagtattataaaaataaaaccacaATGAATAATAAATTGGAGGTTATATGGTTAATGTGTCAGACTATGATTTATCTGCTCATTggtcttttttcttcttccaaaAAAATCAAAGACTTCACAGGTTTTCTTTCTTTGGGGGTTTTAGCACCCACAAGCTGCAAAAGAAAAGGACTTCAGGGGCAAAAACTTGAAATTTTGGTGGATTTTAAATCTTGTAAAATATTATTTCATCTGAGCAAAATGCAAATGCCAGTGGAACCGTGCAATTAAAGACTCAAACAAACATGTTTATAATAATTTATTTGTCAACCAGAAGACCTAATATAAAGATTAAAGATTATTTTGTCTTGGTATGAATCCTTCTAtcatcaaattctgattggcagaGGGTAAAAACTGAAACTCCGGAGAAGCATTCAACATACATAAAATATAGGCAATTAAAatgatatatctatatctatctatctatctatctatctatctatctatctatctatctatctatctatctatctatctatctatctatctatctatatatatatatatatatataatttttgcaTGGCCCATTGTTTGTAGATTAAAAACACATTATATTTCCCTAGAGGTACTTtttgtaaaaatatttttaaaaaactatCAGACCACCGGAAAAGATGCACAAGCAGCGAGTCCACACATGTTTTTCCCACGTTCAATGAAGAAATATCTGAGAAGAAATTGTTGTAATTAGTGTTTTTTTGGTTCACAACCACATATTTATATTTTTCACAGACTGAGTGAATATTAAAAAATCTACCCATCAGTGCCCCAGCTAGGTCCCCATGAATTCTTCACTATCCAGTAAGGGGTGCTGTTCTCTTCTCCATAACCAACAGCCAACACAGCGTGGTTCACCTTGTCTGTGGTGTTGTGGCATGTTGTACTGAAAGCAGGAAGAAAAACAAGTCGTGTAACTATATGCATGATCACACTTAAATGGAATGAGGAAGTGAACAAACAACAATAACATATTTCCTAAAATGGAAAAGCATTTTGTGTTTTAGCAAACAttacctctttttttttttgtatcttGAGGTTTCAAGTCAAatggaaaataattatttttaacaaCAGGGATCAGAGATTATTTATCTGTTGGAAATTATTACAAAATGCATCATTATTGCATTTAATAATTTAGGTCTCACCTGGCATACACGCCCTGCTTATAATGCATGAAGTCTGGAGTCACCTCAAAGGCAAAGCTGACCGGATTGTGTGTGCCGACCGCATCGACCATCCCCATCTCATCGTACTGAAAAACAGGGTAAAAACAACTCTGGACATTCTACCTTCATGACATTCTTCTACTTTGATCAGCTTTTAACTTACAGCTGTTATGTTCATTACTTCCTTCACAAAAGCTGCAGCCAGTTTTGAATTGTACATGCAAGTACCTTCCtatttcaaacaaaaaaaaaaagataaaagctTAATGAAATCAcaataaatatattttttgtttcCTATTTAGTTTTAGGATAATTAGTTACCACAGCTTTGTATGGATAGTAATGTTCTGTCATCAGTCCTTTGTTGTGCATGATGTACTCAAATGCCTGGCTGGGAAGACCACTGGAAGGTGCATAAAAACATAACTTTAAAAACATGACATCAGTGTTAAGAATATGATAAAGGAAGCATAAGAACATTTTTGTCTCTCACCCATTACACCCATGGTTGTTAAAATCCTGGGCACAGTCTACCAGCTGTTGTTCTGACTGAGGGACATAAGAAAACATTTAACATTACAGTAAACCATATTTATTTCATGGCTTTGGTCTATTTATATGTGCACAGCAGCATTTTTGATAATTAAGTAAAAATACTTCACCAGTGGTACGAGCTTTCCAGTGGCAATAGCAGTGACGGACTCCAAACAGCCTGTAGTGGAAAATGCCCAGCAGCTACCACAAGCTCCCtgggattaaataaataaataaaaacctttgTCAGAATAAATAAAGCAAAAACAATAAAAGGTTGGATATTTATGCGTATCTCTGGTACTTATCTTTAAACAGAAAATGTTACTTAAATCCCTAAGTTGCACTTTAGTTACACCTGCTGGTAAGTTAGCTATATTTCTGTCAGCTATCAGCTTTGTGTTTTGGACTATTCTTACTTATTTTTGCACTAATAATTTGAACAGTCCAGTGTAAAAGTCCTTCTTAGTGGCCTAGCagtatgagtgtctgccctgagactggggttcaaattagggatgttccgattttttttatgtatcgaaagtattggattgggactcggtatcggcagattctcaaaatcaaatgacttggactcggggggtggggggggggggaacctgATTGGGACATCCCTAGCTCTAATCCAGCTGGGTCAtatcaaagactttaaaaatggaaccCAACGCCTCCCCACCTGACACTTGTAGCTTTAAGGGGTTGCATTCGGGGGTTAAACCACATACATCACATAAGTAGACGCCCTGTGGACTGGAGCTGCTGTAGTAGCCAGCCGCCATCTTAGATGGTCCTCCAATCGCTCCCAGTGCATTTTTTTTGGAGGAAGGTGTTTACCTActacaaaacacattttaatatgctttttcacaaaatcagacgcaTATTGTGGCAtaattaaaatggtaaatggcctgtatttgatatagtgccttctagagtcctggaacccctcaaggcgcttttcaacacaatcagtcattcacccattcacacacgcattcacacactggtggggatgagctacgatgtagctacagctggcctggggcgcactgacagaggtgtggctgccgagcacaggcgccaccggtccctccgaccaccaccagcaggcaacgtgggttaagtgtcttgcccagggacacaacgacagcgatagactgagcggggctcgaacctgcaaccttctgattacggggcgagcatttaactcctgtgccaccgtcgccccacagtTAGGTCCGAAAAGCCAGTAGTcgtcccacgtgatctgttttcaatagaacGCCGGCTGTTGCAACCGTGTTTTGTACAAAAAAACAGGCATGGTTGCTCATCCtgcgttgactccagttgggttgggAGAGTaagggacccatccaatatggcgctgTTATGCTCTCGAGCACCCAATAGGACATCtgtgtattcatgtctatgggttaaaccaaatagttcccgagcgcagccactgctgcagctcacctctccccacagggatgagtcaaatgcagagatgtaacttCATCTGTGTGaagactgatgggactttaattttaaacatgtttttatagCACTGACCCCTGAGTTCTCACACATTAGCCTAAATCTCATTAAAAAACGTACACATTTTGTATTCAATATATTCTATAGCTTTacattggtaaatggtaaatggcctgtatttgatatagcgccttctagagtcctggaaccccccaaggcgctttacaacacaaccagtcattcacccattcacacacacattcactcactggtggggatgagctacaatgtagccacagctgccctggggcacactgacggaggcgaggctgccgagcactggcgccaccggtccctccgaccaccaccagcattgGTGGCAAAAGTACAGTAAACAAAGCATATATCCTCAAAATAACTATTTCACTTCCTGATGCTTTTGTACTATTGCCAGTTTCAGTTATACACGGAAGCTCTTTATCAAAACTGGACATTTAAAAACCTTTCAAATACTTCACTGAAATCTCTAAACTGTCGAGCACACATGCAAGAATGACCTTTGAGATCCATAAAATGATTGTAGTGGATGTTTGTGTTAAACCTTCACCTGGTTCTTCACAGGTGTTATGTAGTTCCCTTTCTTCCTCCAGTCAATGGAGTCTGGTGGCCCATTGCTGCGAAGGTAATTTCCCTTAGTAGCTGAGCAGTTCTGTAAACATAATTTAAAGAGACTTCTTATAATAACTTCTATTAAAAAGAATCAGTTTCCCTGTAAGCAGCTCCTTGGTCAGATTGTATACCTGTGGCTCAGACAACAGGAACGTTCTTCTAAACTCACTGAACGTCATATCTGAAAACTGGTTCAGTCCCACTGCAGGGAGAAATAACATATTACAGTATTCTTATgattgaaataaaaacaaatgtaaaatgCAAAAAAATCCTACTGGTGAAAGAATGATTTCCTTCATTGTGTTTGTCGATTCTTCTCTTGTTCTCTGTGAATATCTGCAGTCTCTGGTAGTACTCTTTCATGGTGTACGCCTTGTTgttctacaacagaagaaaactgGTAACTTCAAAGCTTacatgacaataaaagtgatttttttcttccaCTTTATGTTAGATCAACTAAAATACACCGACCTGTGCTAACCATGACTTGAATTGAAACTCGTCTGAAAAGATTATGAAATAGTTTTTAGGTTAAAGCAGGAATATCAAACGTGGCTGACACAAAAGCCTCTCTAACAGTCCACCTCACCTTGTTCGGTCAGGTAAAAGGCAGAAGTTACAGCAGCAAAACCAAACAGCAGCCACAGTCTCGACATGTTTTCTGACAAGTGTTCGAATCGGTGCTAGAAACCGATGAAGCGGTCACAAGATGAATGGCTGCACACTTATAACGTCACGCTGCTGGAGGAATTTAGCACCAATCAGAGGGCAGAGGAGAAAATAAAAGACGGGTTGCTAGGTAGAAACCAGATAGGGAATGCCATCACTTTGAAATTAGGAATTAAATAGGACATGAATGATGATTCATGATTAAAATGATAGCTCAGGTTTTTTTTGAAGAACCTTAGTTTAGAGAAAGAGAGAATAGTTCTGACTAGAGTGGTAAGTTAACTCAAATGGGGCCAGCCTCAGTACTGATAACTGCCAATAAAATAAATTTGAAAATATACCTGATTTCAAAATGTACTACAGAAATCCAGACAAGGaggcttgggcatctgattaggatgtctcctggactcctctctggtgaggttttccgagcacatccaaccgagaggagacccaaaggacgacccaggacacgctggcaaGGGAACATGATTTAGGTTTATTAGTGAGATTGCTCCTTGCCCTGAGTGAGCGCATGAATAATGGGTTGCCTCAGTGTGACCCAGTAAGGAACAGACGACCTGCAGGTCCTGCCTCACCTACTCTAAGTTAAAGGAATGAATGCAATTCAGCTTGTTTTTAAGAATAATGTTCTTTGTTGAAATATGCCTCTAATGGTCCAAACTGTATTCGTCCCATCATTGTGTGATTAAACATGCAATAAGTACATTTGTTTTTGTACATGTTTAAATTCTGAATTTTTACTTCTGGGTTGCTATTCATTTTTCTGTACatatttgtattttttcttctgtaCACTAAGCACCAACAGTGAAAATACCCTTTGTGTAGTCCTCAGATTACATTTAATGTCATTTTCATTTAGCATAACATCAACCCATTCTGTACAAAAGCACATGAGACAAAATGCTCCTGAGATAAAATGGATTTATTAGCATGAGGTAACTGGGAgacatatttttgtttatttgctgTGATTTTCACTTTCATCTCCTTTCTTCTTACAAAACTGGGAATATTTCTTTAGTTGTGGAAACAAGAGGGTTGAAAGATAATTTTCATACCACTGGGTATTGCTAACAGcaaaatgtttatttgtttaaatacCTCATAAGATTATGTGCATGTATAAGTGTAAACAGTATAAGTAAATAGGTTTATTCTGTTTGTGAAGGTGTTGCATGCCTACTACATTAGCCTCAAAAGTGTACTGTACATACATAGTAAAAATACATACAAATATTCACAGAATAATCACTACGTTACTATATTCCTG is drawn from Nothobranchius furzeri strain GRZ-AD chromosome 4, NfurGRZ-RIMD1, whole genome shotgun sequence and contains these coding sequences:
- the ctsh gene encoding pro-cathepsin H; the encoded protein is MSRLWLLFGFAAVTSAFYLTEQDEFQFKSWLAQNNKAYTMKEYYQRLQIFTENKRRIDKHNEGNHSFTMGLNQFSDMTFSEFRRTFLLSEPQNCSATKGNYLRSNGPPDSIDWRKKGNYITPVKNQGACGSCWAFSTTGCLESVTAIATGKLVPLSEQQLVDCAQDFNNHGCNGGLPSQAFEYIMHNKGLMTEHYYPYKAVEGTCMYNSKLAAAFVKEVMNITAYDEMGMVDAVGTHNPVSFAFEVTPDFMHYKQGVYASTTCHNTTDKVNHAVLAVGYGEENSTPYWIVKNSWGPSWGTDGYFFIERGKNMCGLAACASFPVV